The following coding sequences are from one Granulicella arctica window:
- a CDS encoding ABC transporter permease, with protein sequence MASKETTASTSPDILVWLRPILLIAFLLGIWQILIMRHPGGLLPGPWGVVGGIIDLIRHGLLLKYIVASLFRVTWGFGLAAVLAIPLGMVIGWYGRAEMALNPIIQILRPISPLAWIPIAILWFGVGDVSAIFLIFLACFFPLLLTAMNAVRGVPAVYINAGRNFGLKPVQLFTQVLYPAAVPQLIVGLRITLGIAWLVVVAAEMIAVNSGLGFLIVDARNAGNRYDLVVAGMVIIGVIGLLLDVGIRSLERVKSFRWSYSED encoded by the coding sequence TTGGCTTCAAAAGAGACTACTGCGTCGACGAGCCCAGACATCCTGGTATGGCTTCGGCCCATCCTGCTCATTGCCTTCCTGCTCGGAATCTGGCAGATCCTGATCATGCGCCATCCGGGCGGACTGCTCCCGGGACCCTGGGGCGTAGTCGGCGGCATTATCGACCTGATCCGTCACGGGCTGCTGCTCAAATATATTGTCGCCTCCCTCTTTCGCGTCACCTGGGGCTTTGGATTGGCCGCCGTTCTGGCTATCCCGCTTGGCATGGTGATCGGGTGGTATGGCCGTGCAGAGATGGCGCTCAACCCCATCATCCAGATTCTGCGACCGATCTCGCCCCTGGCCTGGATACCAATCGCGATCCTCTGGTTCGGTGTCGGTGATGTCTCTGCAATCTTCCTCATCTTTCTCGCCTGCTTCTTTCCTCTCCTCCTGACGGCGATGAATGCTGTCCGAGGAGTTCCGGCCGTCTACATCAACGCCGGCAGAAACTTCGGCCTGAAACCAGTCCAGCTCTTTACACAAGTCCTCTATCCCGCAGCCGTACCGCAACTCATCGTCGGCCTGCGAATCACCCTCGGCATCGCGTGGCTCGTCGTCGTCGCCGCAGAGATGATCGCCGTCAACTCAGGGCTCGGCTTCCTCATCGTCGATGCCCGAAACGCTGGAAATCGCTACGACCTTGTCGTCGCAGGAATGGTCATCATCGGCGTCATCGGTCTCCTGCTTGACGTCGGCATCAGATCCCTCGAACGGGTCAAATCGTTCCGGTGGAGCTACTCGGAGGACTAA
- a CDS encoding ABC transporter ATP-binding protein → MVAAESISTATTATLQVQNVAMVFNRDGKQTRVLDNISLDVADGEFLCILGPSGCGKSTLLNIMAGFLSPTSGTVLASGNTVHGPDPRRIFVFQERGVFPWLTVEGNIGFGLSGLARKEQSQRIAHYVELVGLKGFENSYPSDLSGGMKQRLEVARALAVNPDMLLLDEPFGALDSITRLTMRKELLRIWRAERKTIIFVTHDIDEAVQLADRVVVMSDRPATIQQIVTIDIVHPRDISSARYLELRDGIFQQIGLAHHV, encoded by the coding sequence TTGGTAGCAGCAGAAAGCATCTCTACAGCGACGACAGCTACACTGCAGGTCCAGAACGTCGCCATGGTCTTCAACCGGGACGGCAAGCAGACCCGTGTTCTCGATAACATCAGCCTCGACGTTGCCGACGGCGAGTTCCTCTGCATCCTCGGCCCGTCAGGCTGCGGAAAATCCACGCTCCTCAACATCATGGCTGGCTTTCTTTCACCTACCAGCGGCACCGTCCTTGCAAGTGGCAATACAGTGCATGGCCCCGACCCGCGCCGCATCTTCGTCTTTCAGGAACGCGGCGTCTTCCCGTGGCTCACGGTAGAAGGCAACATCGGCTTCGGCCTCTCCGGCCTGGCCCGCAAGGAGCAAAGCCAACGCATCGCTCATTACGTCGAACTGGTCGGTCTCAAGGGCTTCGAAAACTCCTACCCCTCCGATCTCTCCGGCGGTATGAAGCAACGCCTCGAAGTCGCCCGCGCCCTTGCCGTAAACCCCGACATGCTTCTGCTCGACGAGCCATTCGGCGCTCTTGACTCCATCACGAGACTCACTATGCGCAAGGAACTCCTCCGCATCTGGCGCGCCGAGCGCAAGACCATCATCTTCGTCACCCACGACATTGACGAAGCCGTCCAGCTTGCCGACCGCGTCGTCGTCATGAGCGATCGTCCAGCAACCATCCAGCAGATCGTCACCATCGACATTGTTCATCCCCGCGACATCAGCTCGGCCCGCTATCTCGAGCTGCGTGACGGCATCTTCCAGCAGATCGGACTGGCTCACCACGTATGA
- a CDS encoding ABC transporter permease, with product MNSLATPARWERAFWPVLSLLTFVALWQLCVLWSGTRIFPSPLNVEKGLVELLHKHVLWNDIVDSLRRVAIGFGCAALVGIPLGLVLGWYPAINQVINPVIQILRPISPLAWIPVTILLFGIGDHAATALIFLGALFPITVACVAGVANVPSVYRRAGRNFGLNPFQLLTRVVFPAALPQIIVGLRIALGIAWLVVVAAEMVAVDSGLGYLVIDSRNSGKHYDLAVAAMLLIGIIGLLLDLLFRSAERLKSVRWGFRHDA from the coding sequence ATGAACTCTCTAGCCACTCCCGCCCGTTGGGAACGGGCTTTCTGGCCTGTACTTTCGCTCCTGACCTTCGTGGCACTCTGGCAGCTCTGCGTTCTATGGTCGGGTACCAGGATCTTCCCCTCGCCTCTCAATGTTGAGAAGGGTCTGGTCGAGCTACTGCACAAGCATGTTCTCTGGAACGACATCGTCGACTCTCTCCGCCGCGTCGCCATTGGCTTTGGCTGTGCCGCGCTCGTTGGGATTCCGCTCGGCCTCGTCCTCGGCTGGTACCCCGCCATCAACCAGGTCATCAATCCCGTCATCCAGATCCTGCGGCCGATCAGCCCGCTCGCCTGGATTCCCGTCACGATCCTCCTCTTCGGCATCGGCGACCATGCGGCCACAGCGCTCATCTTTCTAGGAGCGCTGTTTCCCATCACGGTCGCCTGTGTAGCCGGTGTCGCCAACGTTCCCTCCGTATATCGCCGCGCCGGTCGCAACTTTGGCCTCAATCCCTTCCAGCTACTCACCCGTGTTGTCTTCCCCGCAGCCCTCCCGCAGATCATCGTTGGTCTCCGCATCGCTCTCGGTATCGCCTGGCTCGTCGTCGTCGCAGCGGAGATGGTCGCCGTAGATTCCGGCCTCGGCTACCTCGTCATCGACTCACGCAACTCCGGCAAACATTACGATCTGGCCGTAGCGGCCATGCTTCTCATCGGCATCATCGGCCTCCTGCTCGACCTCCTCTTTCGCTCGGCAGAGCGTCTCAAATCCGTTCGCTGGGGATTCCGCCATGACGCTTAG
- a CDS encoding ABC transporter substrate-binding protein — MTLRTRVIVYAALWITIISALHASLNVNWSAVLNEYQPLAKRKVTVAYIPVTCQLTCPVTDYISKVSDKGEIFLPRMFQGFPEIKEALISGKVQAAFIVAPLAIALASQDVPIKVVYLGHRYGSAMVVRKNGPVKTFADLRGRTIAIPSRFSDERLIVFRAMKIWGLKPTDIKMVEMAPPDVAGALAAGAIDGFIMGEPFPSQAEIGGYGRVLFQARDYWPDYMSCILVVRQDLIDKRPEVVQALVDGIARSGLWLDQSKPHREDAADFVGRYYYNQKPALLRWALTKPMDRVTYSPLAPRKADFDLVRDLMIETGVLKKHMEFSDYTDVRFSDGAVHQAPWQFEPGIASAN; from the coding sequence ATGACGCTTAGAACCAGGGTCATCGTCTACGCCGCACTGTGGATCACGATCATCTCAGCCCTGCACGCCTCTCTCAATGTGAACTGGTCGGCAGTCCTCAACGAGTACCAGCCGCTCGCCAAACGCAAGGTCACCGTCGCCTACATCCCCGTCACCTGCCAGCTCACCTGTCCCGTCACCGACTACATCTCCAAGGTCTCCGATAAAGGCGAAATCTTCCTACCCCGCATGTTCCAGGGCTTCCCCGAGATCAAGGAAGCCCTCATCTCCGGCAAGGTGCAAGCCGCCTTCATCGTGGCTCCCCTCGCCATCGCCCTCGCCTCGCAGGATGTTCCCATCAAGGTCGTCTATCTCGGCCACCGCTACGGCAGCGCCATGGTCGTTCGCAAGAACGGTCCGGTCAAGACCTTCGCCGATCTTCGCGGCCGCACCATCGCCATCCCCAGCCGCTTCTCCGATGAGCGACTCATCGTCTTCCGCGCCATGAAGATCTGGGGACTCAAGCCCACAGACATCAAGATGGTCGAGATGGCGCCGCCCGACGTCGCCGGAGCCTTGGCCGCGGGTGCCATCGACGGCTTCATCATGGGCGAACCCTTTCCCTCGCAGGCCGAGATCGGCGGCTACGGCCGTGTCCTCTTTCAGGCACGCGACTATTGGCCCGACTACATGTCCTGCATCCTCGTCGTCCGGCAGGACCTCATCGACAAACGTCCGGAGGTCGTCCAGGCGCTCGTCGACGGCATCGCCCGTTCTGGCCTGTGGCTCGACCAGAGCAAGCCCCACCGTGAAGATGCCGCCGACTTTGTAGGCCGCTACTACTACAATCAGAAACCGGCGCTGCTTCGCTGGGCCCTTACCAAACCCATGGACCGCGTCACCTACAGCCCCCTCGCCCCGCGCAAGGCAGACTTTGACCTCGTCCGCGACCTGATGATCGAGACAGGCGTTCTGAAAAAGCACATGGAGTTCAGCGACTACACCGACGTTCGCTTCTCCGACGGCGCAGTTCACCAGGCTCCCTGGCAGTTCGAACCAGGTATCGCATCCGCAAATTAG
- a CDS encoding heavy-metal-associated domain-containing protein: MIRRKFLGLMTIVGAGGLASLKAAKALDTQNAAYKVTGFTCITCAVGLETVLQRKRGIVRVNATYPEAIATITYNPGLISEQTIIQTIKDLGFQAQAINRS; this comes from the coding sequence ATGATTCGTCGAAAGTTTCTTGGACTTATGACTATCGTTGGAGCAGGTGGGCTCGCATCGCTCAAGGCGGCGAAAGCCCTGGACACGCAGAATGCCGCCTACAAAGTCACCGGATTCACCTGCATCACCTGCGCCGTGGGCCTGGAGACTGTCCTCCAGCGCAAAAGGGGCATCGTCAGGGTCAACGCCACCTACCCGGAGGCCATCGCGACGATAACCTATAACCCTGGCCTCATCTCCGAACAGACAATTATCCAGACGATCAAGGACCTCGGTTTCCAGGCACAAGCCATCAACCGTTCTTGA
- a CDS encoding Crp/Fnr family transcriptional regulator: MNDRKKPEFDPTVFLAHAGLGKTIVHLKPKQPLFSQGDAADAVFYLQKGRAKLTVVSKAGKEATITLLSAGDFVGEESIAAVCGLRLASATTLTNTVALRIEREQMLRVMHDEQSFSGLFMSFLLTRSMRVQADLVDQLFNSSEKRLARILLLMAEVGKNELPETLLPDITQETLAEMIGTTRSRVSFFMNRFRKMGFIEYNGRIRVHKSLLNVVLHDQAPGESATSASLLSPQAKNRMVQRSRLIS, translated from the coding sequence ATGAACGACCGCAAAAAACCTGAATTTGATCCCACCGTATTTCTGGCCCACGCGGGTCTTGGAAAGACCATCGTTCATCTGAAGCCAAAGCAGCCGCTCTTCTCTCAGGGTGACGCCGCCGACGCGGTCTTCTATCTACAAAAAGGTCGCGCCAAGCTCACCGTTGTCTCCAAGGCAGGCAAAGAAGCCACCATCACCCTGCTGAGTGCCGGCGACTTTGTAGGCGAGGAATCGATCGCGGCCGTATGTGGTCTTCGCCTCGCCTCAGCGACGACACTTACAAACACAGTCGCACTCAGGATCGAGCGGGAACAGATGCTGCGCGTCATGCACGACGAGCAGTCATTTTCAGGCCTCTTCATGTCCTTTCTGTTGACGCGCAGCATGCGCGTTCAGGCAGACCTCGTCGATCAGCTCTTCAACTCGAGCGAGAAACGTCTCGCCCGCATTCTTCTCCTCATGGCTGAGGTCGGCAAAAACGAACTGCCAGAGACACTCTTACCGGACATCACCCAGGAAACCCTCGCAGAAATGATCGGCACAACGCGGTCGCGGGTCAGCTTCTTCATGAACCGCTTCCGGAAGATGGGCTTCATCGAATACAACGGACGCATCCGCGTGCACAAGTCATTGCTCAACGTGGTCCTCCACGATCAGGCACCGGGAGAGAGTGCGACCAGCGCCTCCCTCCTCAGTCCTCAGGCGAAGAACCGGATGGTGCAGCGGTCCAGGCTCATTAGCTAA
- a CDS encoding LysR family substrate-binding domain-containing protein, translating into MDVAVFPITKKAVPLDCESLIISREPLALVVSSGHALASSSGVRLSDLAGEVLVSYKEDIAPIWHDYVMEACGKAGFTPSNAVKTDTYSSMLAMIASGKGYGLLPKILGTNLRLALTTVPLVAPLLTIDTCAVWRRASTSQSLPLFLGVLATGRESAVANA; encoded by the coding sequence ATGGATGTCGCGGTATTTCCGATCACCAAGAAGGCTGTGCCGTTGGATTGCGAGAGCCTGATTATCTCGCGGGAGCCGCTCGCGCTGGTAGTCAGTAGCGGCCATGCGCTGGCGAGCAGCTCCGGGGTCAGGCTATCGGATCTGGCTGGGGAGGTACTGGTGTCGTACAAAGAGGATATTGCGCCTATCTGGCACGACTATGTGATGGAGGCATGCGGAAAAGCTGGATTTACGCCTTCAAACGCGGTCAAGACGGACACGTATAGTTCGATGCTTGCCATGATCGCTTCGGGTAAGGGCTATGGCTTGCTGCCGAAGATTCTCGGAACAAATCTTCGACTTGCGCTTACCACGGTGCCTCTTGTGGCTCCTTTACTGACGATCGATACGTGTGCGGTCTGGCGGCGTGCCTCAACGTCGCAATCGCTGCCTCTTTTCCTTGGGGTGCTCGCGACAGGGCGTGAGTCGGCTGTCGCAAACGCGTAA
- a CDS encoding LysR family transcriptional regulator, translating into MDLRHLRHFLVVASQLNITRAARLLGLSQPALSRQIKDLETELKVGLFIREVNGLRLTGAGKFLLKEAQSILDRSDLLVKTFSSFASQEHGRFTIGYDPGAISQKFFGTLSRFGAYHPQIEMSIREQSTANCWSLCVPIPWMSRYFRSPRRLCRWIARA; encoded by the coding sequence ATGGACCTCCGACATCTCCGCCATTTTCTCGTCGTTGCCAGCCAGTTGAATATAACCCGGGCTGCCAGGTTACTTGGCCTATCACAACCTGCTCTAAGCCGTCAGATCAAAGATCTTGAGACCGAGCTAAAGGTTGGTCTATTTATTCGTGAGGTGAATGGACTTCGACTCACCGGGGCGGGTAAGTTTCTCCTGAAGGAAGCGCAAAGTATTCTTGATCGTAGCGACCTGCTGGTCAAGACCTTCTCTTCGTTTGCGAGCCAGGAGCATGGTCGCTTCACGATCGGGTACGATCCGGGCGCTATCTCGCAGAAGTTCTTCGGAACACTGTCGCGCTTCGGCGCATACCACCCGCAGATTGAGATGTCGATTCGCGAACAGAGTACTGCCAACTGTTGGTCGCTCTGCGTGCCAATACCATGGATGTCGCGGTATTTCCGATCACCAAGAAGGCTGTGCCGTTGGATTGCGAGAGCCTGA
- the thiS gene encoding sulfur carrier protein ThiS has translation MSLTLQLNGNSRHFPELPADATLDLLVKELALQHDRVAVELNGEIIARVAWEQAALKDGDRLEVVHFVGGGCLSKV, from the coding sequence ATGTCCCTGACGCTTCAATTGAATGGAAACAGTCGGCATTTCCCTGAACTGCCTGCCGACGCTACGCTGGACCTGTTGGTGAAGGAGCTTGCACTGCAACACGATCGGGTTGCGGTGGAGTTGAACGGCGAGATCATCGCGCGCGTAGCCTGGGAACAGGCTGCTCTGAAGGATGGAGATCGACTCGAGGTTGTGCACTTCGTCGGCGGCGGTTGCTTGTCTAAGGTGTAG
- the thiD gene encoding bifunctional hydroxymethylpyrimidine kinase/phosphomethylpyrimidine kinase: MKVVLTIAGFDPSSGAGVTADLMVFAAHGLYGCSCITALTVQSTLGVVGTHPVTPEIVRETLGCLLDDLPPAGIKIGMLATVEMVVVVAEFLERYRGIPVVLDPVLRSSSGRELLSAEGVILLRERLLPLVDWVTPNLDELGVLTDRVVTTHEQMLAAGRGLRERFPRLNVLATGGHLDQPDDLLLSVEGEEHWIKGEAVITTSTHGTGCVLSSALLSQLVLGVGPREAAGKAKRYVTEALRRAVPIGHGRGPTNLLWRLRDATEPHV, from the coding sequence ATGAAGGTTGTACTGACAATTGCTGGCTTCGATCCGTCTTCGGGCGCGGGCGTTACGGCTGACCTGATGGTGTTCGCAGCGCATGGACTGTACGGGTGCTCCTGCATTACGGCTCTGACGGTGCAATCGACGCTTGGTGTCGTGGGAACGCATCCGGTAACGCCCGAGATCGTGCGGGAGACGCTGGGATGTCTGCTGGACGATCTTCCGCCAGCAGGGATCAAGATCGGGATGCTGGCCACGGTGGAGATGGTAGTCGTGGTGGCCGAGTTTCTGGAGCGGTACCGAGGAATTCCGGTGGTGCTTGATCCTGTGCTGCGGTCGAGTTCTGGAAGGGAACTGCTCTCGGCGGAGGGAGTTATTCTGCTGCGAGAAAGACTGCTTCCGCTGGTTGATTGGGTGACCCCAAATCTTGATGAACTGGGAGTGCTTACCGATCGCGTTGTGACTACGCATGAGCAGATGCTGGCCGCCGGGCGAGGTCTTCGTGAGCGCTTTCCACGGCTGAATGTTCTGGCGACCGGAGGCCATCTCGATCAGCCTGACGACCTTCTGCTCTCCGTCGAGGGTGAGGAGCACTGGATAAAGGGGGAGGCGGTGATAACGACTTCTACGCATGGGACTGGATGTGTGCTGTCGAGCGCGTTGCTCAGCCAGCTTGTGTTGGGAGTGGGGCCGCGCGAGGCAGCAGGGAAGGCGAAGAGATATGTGACCGAGGCGTTACGACGTGCTGTGCCGATCGGACACGGCCGAGGGCCAACCAATCTTCTTTGGCGGCTGCGAGATGCTACCGAACCTCATGTATGA
- the pyrF gene encoding orotidine-5'-phosphate decarboxylase translates to MLTDTQAILDPSDPKERLIVALDFPSAAPARTFLTQLGGTCRWLKVGMELYYAEGNSFVQELRTLGYEVFLDLKFHDIPNTVAGAIRSASTAGATLLTLHAAGGAVMMEAAAHAASQLSASPRLLAVTVLTSMDSAQLAGIGITDTPADQVLRLAKLAWASGIRGMVCSAEEVALLRSTLGPSAELVVPGIRPAGTAIGDQKRVASPADAIRRGASRLVVGRPITHAAAPQAAAEAILAEIASAL, encoded by the coding sequence ATGCTCACCGACACCCAGGCCATCCTCGATCCGAGCGATCCGAAAGAGCGACTCATCGTCGCGCTCGACTTCCCCTCTGCGGCACCCGCCCGAACCTTCCTCACACAACTCGGCGGAACCTGCCGCTGGCTCAAAGTCGGCATGGAGCTCTACTACGCCGAAGGAAATTCCTTCGTCCAGGAGCTTCGCACCCTTGGCTACGAAGTCTTCCTCGACCTGAAATTCCACGACATTCCGAATACCGTCGCCGGCGCCATCCGGTCCGCATCCACCGCCGGAGCCACCCTGCTCACCCTCCATGCAGCAGGCGGAGCCGTCATGATGGAAGCAGCCGCCCACGCTGCCTCTCAGCTATCGGCATCACCCCGGCTCCTCGCCGTAACCGTCCTCACCAGCATGGACAGCGCGCAGCTGGCCGGCATCGGCATCACCGATACGCCGGCAGACCAGGTCCTCCGTCTCGCTAAGCTGGCCTGGGCCTCCGGTATCCGCGGCATGGTCTGCTCCGCTGAAGAGGTAGCGCTCCTCCGATCAACACTAGGACCGAGCGCGGAGCTTGTAGTTCCCGGCATCCGCCCGGCAGGCACTGCAATCGGAGACCAGAAGCGCGTAGCCTCTCCGGCCGACGCAATCCGCCGAGGCGCTTCAAGGCTCGTTGTAGGTCGGCCCATCACCCATGCCGCAGCCCCACAAGCAGCCGCCGAAGCCATCCTCGCCGAAATCGCCTCAGCTCTTTAG
- the ychF gene encoding redox-regulated ATPase YchF, translating to MPLNCGIVGLPNVGKSTIFNALTSSKAAAANYPFCTIEPNTGMVTVPDIRLDKITQFVKPNRVIPTTMEFIDIAGLVEGASKNEGLGNKFLGHIRATDAVIHVVRCFSDPEVVHVAGGVNPLHDIDIINTELLLADLDTVEKRFVKAERAAKNTSDGKIKAEAACLAKLLEALQAGRPARTVDLTDEEKPIARDLFLITAKPMLYVANVDDTGLADGNEWVAAVETRAAEEGSQVVRISGALESEIAQLEPAERTEFLKEMGLEEPGLDRLIHSAYRLLDLITYFTAGVQEVRAWTIRRGTKAPGAAGVIHSDFEKGFIKADCYHCDDLFLYGSEQAVKEKGLLRSEGKEYVVRDGDILFFKFNV from the coding sequence ATGCCTCTGAACTGCGGAATTGTCGGTCTCCCGAATGTGGGAAAGAGCACCATCTTCAACGCGCTTACATCTTCAAAGGCTGCAGCAGCCAACTACCCTTTCTGCACCATTGAGCCGAACACCGGGATGGTGACCGTGCCCGACATCCGGCTCGACAAGATCACCCAGTTCGTAAAGCCCAACCGCGTCATTCCGACGACGATGGAGTTTATCGATATTGCAGGACTGGTCGAAGGCGCGAGCAAGAATGAAGGTCTGGGCAACAAGTTTCTGGGACACATTCGCGCTACGGATGCTGTGATTCATGTGGTCCGGTGCTTCAGCGATCCTGAAGTGGTTCACGTCGCGGGTGGGGTGAATCCGCTGCATGACATCGACATTATCAATACAGAGTTGCTGCTGGCCGATCTCGATACGGTCGAGAAGCGATTTGTAAAGGCCGAGCGGGCGGCAAAGAATACGAGTGATGGCAAGATCAAGGCGGAGGCGGCCTGTCTGGCCAAGCTGCTAGAAGCGCTGCAGGCTGGACGCCCGGCTCGTACGGTCGATCTGACTGACGAAGAGAAGCCGATTGCGCGCGACTTGTTTCTGATTACTGCGAAGCCTATGCTCTACGTCGCCAATGTGGATGACACCGGACTGGCCGATGGCAATGAGTGGGTTGCGGCTGTCGAAACGCGGGCTGCGGAAGAGGGTAGCCAGGTGGTGCGGATCTCAGGAGCGCTCGAATCGGAGATTGCACAGCTTGAGCCTGCGGAACGGACCGAGTTTTTGAAGGAGATGGGCCTTGAGGAGCCGGGACTTGATCGGCTGATTCACTCTGCTTATCGGCTGCTCGACCTGATCACGTACTTTACAGCAGGCGTGCAGGAGGTGCGTGCGTGGACGATTCGGCGAGGGACCAAGGCTCCGGGTGCGGCTGGGGTGATCCACTCGGATTTCGAGAAGGGCTTTATCAAAGCTGACTGCTATCACTGCGACGATCTGTTCCTCTATGGGAGCGAGCAGGCTGTGAAGGAGAAGGGGCTGCTGCGGTCAGAGGGCAAGGAGTATGTCGTGCGCGATGGCGATATTCTCTTCTTCAAGTTCAACGTCTGA
- a CDS encoding response regulator, translating into MQSETQNEEEALLPAIPSKTILLVDDDSDIRSLTRTFLEHEGYRVHSCGDAERAAQIFRNTSNASPAIDLLITDYYMPGRSGLDLALELKQLRNELPILLISGGLLESEALDRLRGEGWSFLRKPFAVPDLLSAVHLILARATPAA; encoded by the coding sequence ATGCAAAGCGAAACACAGAACGAAGAAGAAGCTCTCCTCCCCGCAATACCGTCAAAAACGATTCTCCTCGTAGACGATGACTCCGACATCCGCTCCCTGACCCGTACCTTCCTCGAACATGAAGGCTACCGTGTCCATAGCTGCGGCGATGCCGAACGCGCCGCACAGATCTTCCGCAACACCTCAAATGCATCTCCCGCGATCGACCTTCTCATCACGGACTACTACATGCCAGGTCGCTCCGGCTTGGACTTGGCGCTTGAACTGAAACAACTCCGCAATGAACTCCCTATCCTGCTCATCTCCGGAGGACTACTAGAGTCTGAAGCGTTGGACCGCCTGCGAGGCGAAGGCTGGAGTTTTTTGCGGAAGCCATTCGCAGTTCCCGATCTGCTCTCCGCGGTGCATCTCATCCTCGCTCGCGCTACACCCGCCGCCTGA
- a CDS encoding dimethylarginine dimethylaminohydrolase family protein — translation MNTMISSPVVANELPSTPHYTRPTFLMCPPKFYDVDYVINPWMAGNLHRPSRDVAFAQWNGLYQHLKTMADIKLLHAREHAPDMVFVAHTAVVNHGIAAISSFAHAQRQPEEKYLREWFKEAGFLLWDTPRETAFEGEGDALFDGEGRMLWAAHGVRTCLHSHRHLADAWHTRLTALHLIDPRFYHLDTCFAPLANGFVMYFPEAFDVESRAKIEAAYPAEKRIIVTEEDATHFACNVINIGQNVVMHQLSHSDLPDRLMDQGFEVTQLALGEFLKGGGAAKSLALRLSDLDVTNGL, via the coding sequence ATGAACACCATGATCTCCTCCCCTGTCGTAGCGAACGAATTGCCATCCACCCCGCACTACACACGACCGACCTTCCTGATGTGCCCTCCCAAGTTTTATGACGTGGACTATGTGATCAATCCATGGATGGCGGGAAACCTGCATCGGCCCTCGCGCGATGTGGCGTTCGCACAATGGAACGGGCTCTACCAACATCTCAAGACAATGGCCGATATTAAGCTGCTCCATGCCCGTGAGCATGCGCCGGACATGGTCTTCGTGGCACATACCGCGGTGGTGAACCATGGCATCGCTGCCATCTCCAGCTTCGCGCATGCGCAGCGCCAGCCCGAAGAGAAGTATCTTCGCGAGTGGTTCAAAGAGGCAGGCTTCCTGCTCTGGGACACTCCGCGCGAGACAGCGTTTGAGGGCGAGGGCGATGCGTTGTTTGATGGTGAAGGCCGCATGCTTTGGGCTGCCCATGGAGTGAGGACGTGCCTGCACAGCCATCGCCACCTTGCTGACGCGTGGCACACAAGGCTGACCGCATTGCACCTGATCGACCCTCGTTTTTACCATCTGGATACATGCTTTGCGCCGCTTGCGAATGGCTTCGTGATGTACTTCCCTGAGGCGTTCGACGTGGAGTCACGGGCGAAGATTGAAGCTGCATATCCAGCGGAGAAGCGCATCATCGTGACCGAAGAGGATGCCACTCATTTCGCCTGCAACGTCATCAACATTGGACAGAATGTGGTGATGCATCAACTCAGCCATTCGGACCTGCCTGACCGGCTGATGGATCAGGGCTTTGAGGTTACGCAGCTTGCGCTTGGTGAGTTTCTTAAGGGTGGTGGCGCGGCGAAGTCGCTGGCGCTGCGGTTGAGCGATCTGGATGTGACGAACGGGCTGTAA
- a CDS encoding Rcat domain-containing protein, giving the protein MAKIAKTGDRKKEMDTQKSTDCPKCSKPTRIVKRVKDRERGIPGGVYISCSACEFFEKL; this is encoded by the coding sequence ATGGCAAAGATTGCAAAGACCGGCGACCGTAAGAAGGAAATGGATACACAGAAGAGCACGGATTGCCCGAAGTGCTCGAAGCCGACACGCATTGTAAAGCGCGTGAAGGATCGTGAGCGCGGCATTCCGGGTGGAGTCTATATCTCCTGCTCGGCTTGTGAGTTCTTCGAAAAGCTGTAG